The region CCCCtattcactactacaaaaataccttttaacatcggttattttggacatacgacgtcgattaTTTTCCGACATAGTTCTAACagacgttataaataaattatacgacgtcggttttttaaaaaccGACGTTACGACATCGGTTTTTATAAAAAACCAACGtcgtataaatatttaattagaaaaaaaattgtaaaaagtaGCGGCATCATATTGGACTATTGGCGATAATTCTCCATCACAAAAACTTAGAAACAAGAAGCAATCACCGACAACCATAACTTTCGGTGGCATGCCAAATGGAGAGGGAAATCGTATAACCCACTGGATTTGTCGAATGAGGAGCATCATCGTTGCGCCAACTCTCCATCATCTTCTCTCAGGTCACTATCACCTCAAGAACTCGTTGTCCGGCTGCAGAGATGGTCCTGTGCGTGCGTCATTTCTGGTGTTGGTGGCGTACGTCATTTCTGGTGTTGGTGTCGCAAAGATGGCCCTGTGTCTGTTCATAATCAAAGAAGATAACCAAGGAGGATAGTAAATCTAGAAAAAGTTCATAATCAAAGAAGAAAACCAAGGTGGCTTACGTACGTACTTCACAGGTTTCATGGCTGCTGCTGCTGGCGAAGGAGGATTTTGGTCCTCCAAGCGCTCCTCTCGCAACTAATGTTGACGAAGGAAGAAGGAAGGCATGGTGATCTCTAGATGATGTGCGATCTGATCTCTAGTGTATAGATTTGATGGTTGTTAAGTAAAAAAAAGACATATTgtatgtctttattttttttttaaattattcaaAACATACCACGTCGTGTAAAACCGACATCGtatgtcttttatttaaaaaaaaaaattatttagaacatACGACGTCAATTCTAGAGAGAACCGGCGTTgtatatctttatttttttaaaaaaattattttaaacataCAGCACCAAAAGTCAACAACACCTCCACTAatgctcaatctcatgacctcccacatgagagagtcactacatgccatttaaGCATAAGGTGTTTGGCCATCTCTAGAGGATTTAATTTGAAGATAACgacaaatatgaaattttagtattaaatGCTAGGATTTTTAATAGTTAAAaaagattatttaaaaaaaaatttttacggttgggttggaaattgatttttttttttaattaagagcaTCTCAATCAATACATTTTGGTGTGGTTTTTTAGGAAACAAAGCATATGTGGAGGAAAGAGGGTGAGGAGAGAGAAGGAAAAGATTCTTTATTGAAGGAGTTTGGTTTTtgtcggcaaattattgtgtagaccatgatccacgtaactgtgtggaccatgaatgtaatatacatttttaatatactaaaaatacattatttgtgtattgaaggtacattatttgataatatataaaaaatcatacaatttcaaataatgcatttttaatatattaaaaatatactttttatttatagtgcACACAaatatgtggaccatgatccaagcaataatgattgtttgttAGCTATGTAGATCCCATAGAAAATGCAACAATTTAAAAGAGCCTCGCGTGAGATATTAATCTCGCGCGCAGCCGAAACTTGAAAGCACACGTTaaagctttattttcttttaatttttttttctttcctttcaatttttctcttttttagtCACAtgtaaaaacttttaaagaattaCAATTACTCCAAATGCTCTAATGACGCAAATTGGATTTTTCTATATAGTTTGAggatttaatttaaaagaatatgTTAATCTGCTTGGTACAATACTCTAAAGCACATTCAGATTTCAGGTACATCCTTCTATAGCTAGGGTTTTTACATTTCACCGATAAAACCCTCGGCTTCACCTGCAAATTCCTCATTTTTTGAAGGAAGTTTGTGATTTTTATTCAATgaattttcttagttttttggAATAGAACAAATTAAGTTCGTAATTGGATATTTCCGTGGATATCACACATCGTTTTGGTGGTGATCACGGTGGATTTTGGTGGCCGTCATGGCGGTTTAACGGAGCAGACAACAATGGCGGATTTCACCACCTCAACTCACCGAGCCAAGTGGATTTTCTCTCCCCAAGATCTcgtaagtatttttttttcctcacacCTCAACTCACCGCGCTCCTAAACCAGAAGAAAGATAATCTTAGCGAAGTTACAGTATTTATTGTTTCTATTCAATATTTATTTGCAATATGTATGTACACTCTAGGTATTATATGTGTTTATTACTGTTTGTAGAAGGAAAAGTACAAGGCTGTCAATCAGAGAGCTAAGCAGGCATTGGAGAAGGTATGcaagtgcattttttttttttttttttgagtactactaaccctgttacatgtagtatctgttcatttatactttctcaacctactaagcccaacgagtcaatatcgcctccattgaggctcgaccCTATACCTCCCAATTGGGAGAGtgacttcatgccgcttgaccacaaggtctttggcaagtgCTTTCTGCTTTATTTGTTGCAAATAGCTACGCATGTAATTCTGTACAGGATGCTGCTTACAGTGGGAATTTTTATTCATAGAACAACTTTTGCATTTTGTTTGATGCATTTCTATATGCATTTATTGTGAATATGCCCCTTTATTGATTGCCCTAGCTAAAAGTTTGAGTTATCTGTAATATTGATACTTTCCTAAAGTTTTTGTAgacaaaaaaaactttattaatGAAGCAGAGATATGGGGACAAAGGAGTCCTCTATTTGAAAGAAAGGGAATACTGCATTAGCAACCAAGAGAAGCACACCAATACTATTTGCAAATCCTTGAGCCACACCCCTGAAAGGCAtcaacacctttagcctttagCCTTCCCTGCAAATTCATCTCCAGGCCAAGGAGGAATGTCTTACATAGTAGAAATTCTAGAACACATTTTATGTGAGATTTTGTTGGCTACATGAAAGTTGAAATGCAATCTTAGTAACGGATTAACAAGTAGTATACTTGTAGTTtgaaagaataatttaggcatacaaatttgaatgaatttccagggaaaaataattaaagcaaAACTTGTTTGGAAATACTTTACTTATTGAAATATGTCTGCTAAGATGCATGGATATGTTTGATAGATTGGGAGAAGAGTCAAAAACTTCTGCTTTCTTATGAGCCCATCTCCTGTTCCTGCAACTTGTATCATCTATAGCATTAGTGGGGTAACGCTCACTATGGATATGTAAAAAGAGCAGGACTATTTTTGAAAAGCCTAAATGGCAACCCATCTTTTCTGGGTTGATTGTGTGTGTGGTGTCTGTGGTCTTTGTGTAATGACAAACTTATTACTTATGCTTGTTTACTCGTTGGCACACCTTTCTTGCATTGTTACATGGCATTCTGATATTAGGATAGAATGCAAAGTAGGGCATTGTTTGCAGATGTGAAATTCTTAGATATTTATCCTATTTAGTACTTTGTAGGAATCACTTAAACTTTTAATGTTGATataggaaagaaaaaatttgatattatgtACACTGGACAATTTAATCCAGTGAATGAACTGTACTGTAATTTAGTTCTATAACatcagtttttgtttttgtttttgtttttttattttataaatatatacagaagaaaattataaaataatttaaaatggtgcatatattttgtgtttatgttattttattatattcaattttaaatcttattgATGTTTCCCTTACAATGATAAAATACTGAAATTGATTATCATTTCGAAGTATGGAACAACTCGAATGGAAGTAGACGTTGATGGGTCTTTCTCATATGTGGAACCTCCGGCTGGTGCAAAAGAAACTGGTAAGGTTGTTTGCAACAAAAACATATAGCTCCTATCTATTGAGtaatctattatttttattattctttttaaacCCCATTTTGATTGGCACATTAGGTGAGAAGCGTCCAAAACCCCTTAAAGTTGAAGAAGAACAACTTCTGAGGGCTTTTTACGAGTTCAAAATTCAAGATGTATGTGATGCGTTTAAGTTCCCACGCAAAATTCAGGTATGAGGTTTTGGTTAAATTATAGGCATTAGTGGatcaaaagtaaataaaaaacttCTGTCTAATTTTCAATTGCTTTGCAGGCTACAGCTCTCATTTACTTTAAAAGATTTTATCTACAGTGGTCTGTGATGGAACATCATCCGAAAAATATCATGTAAGATTGCTTCTGTGCTATATCCTCTTCTTCCCTACTATAGAAATTCTTCATGTATTTTATAATGTGTCACAAGGATAAAATTCTCAATGTTATGTTTATCAAGTTGATGTATTGTAGAAATGATGATATGCAATTATGCAAAGTCTTCAACCTCTGATGGATGTGATAGAAGAATCTTGACAGAGGCCTTCCTTTTGCTTATAAATTTACAGGTTAACCTGCATATACATTGCTTGCAAAGCAGAAGAGAATCATGTATCAGCTGAGGAGCTTGGTAAGGGGATTGAACAGGATCACCAAGTTATCCTCAACAATGAACTTCTGGTTCTTCAGGCATGGATGCtgtttatgtttgttctttcCCTCTTTGTTCTCTCTGACTTTTGCTTTTAATATTGATGTCACTTTTACCCGACTTTGCAGAGTTTAGATTTTGATCTCATTGTTTTTGCTCCTTATCGTGCAGTTGAAGGTTTTGTCAATGATATAGAGGTTTTATGCTGACACATTCTCTTTAATTGATTGTTAGTTTCATTCTACAATATGAAAAGCTGCTTATATGTTGACATGATATCTGTTGTCATTTTAGGATTTCTGTGGAGCTGAAGGTGAGCAGCTTGATACACTGAAGGTACTTTCTTAAGatgcaaaaaaaatttctcTTAACAATTACTAGATATTTCTTTGATTGTTGTCTTTTCATCCTTGGACAATCTGGTTGGTGGTTGTTAATATGTTTCATTCAACTATTCTTAGGTATTAGTTAATCTACATaggttatttttcttctctccatTTCTGCCCACCTAGTGGCATTGTCATAGAAAGAGTTTGGCTGAGAAGCTTGTACTCTATACCCTCTTAGTATTTATGTGTTTCTAATATTTGTTACACTTATGGAAGGCttttacaggtgcaagtaactCTCTTATAAGTCTTGCCATTTTTAATTTGCATAGAGATCCATTTATTTTGTATTGCagttttccttaaaaattgcaACTTGAGCAATGAATGGATTTTGTGTGTATAGAAATGCTACTATTAATTTATCCAGTGATAATGGAGCTGTCTTTTGTAAAGAATGCCCTGTTCATATTATGAAGTTTGATATTCTTTCTACCGTTAACATGATAGTTTTgcatttcattttcctttctgATATAGAAATTGCTTGAAAGGGCCAAGATAGAAGCAGATAGGGCTATGCTTACAGATGCAACCCTTTTATTTCCACCTGGGCAGGTATTCTCTCATCAATTTGATCCTACATTTCTCCTTTATTTCTTTCCCTTTGGCTGATATCACCTTTCCTTCCATTCCATTTACTTGAATTAACTATGAGACATAAAGGCTAATAGCTCTGCATTCTTGATGATAAATGTTCCTTATTACTTACTGTATTTAGCCATTAACAGATTTGTCTTCCACTACCTATTGACACTGTCGTCCATTCAATtcttaacatttttttagttgttTATATCATTCTTAACATTTTTTGGTTGGTTATATCATTTACTTGCTTGTCTTTGTATCATTTGTTCTCTAGATTGGAGTTTCTTAGTGGGTCTTGCTTTATTGGTGGAGCCTAATATTTGATGTCTGCTTGAGTTCATTTAATGAGATAATAGGCTTGTTGAGGTCTGAAGATATTTTTCTGGCTACAGCTTTATAATCATTCTAGATGGATCATATTTAGAGTCTGTTTGGAAACCTAGAagatattttctggaaaatgactcattttttggaaaacattttcatttcttattgTTAGATCAGAAAACTGCCTTTTTACTATTTGGCTAAAAGTTAGAAAACCGTATTTCTGGCTTTTGCCTTTGTGCAGGCAGCAACAAAAAATTGAGAATATAAAAACCtaaaacaaattgaaaaaacGAAAAATTGAATGTAGAAAATCCGATACATACCCAAAAAATCCTTGATTTGAAGctataataatgaaaaaaagaaaaaaggaagatAAATATACATGGACTTGGTCGGCTCCAACGAAGAATGAGGCGGTTGCAGTGATGGAGAAGAGTCCAAGAGAGAGCCGAGCATGAGAGAGGGAGACGAGAGAGACAAGTGTGAGAGAGGGAGACTgggagagagatagagagaatCGAGTGTGAGAGGGATCTGGAAAATGTCTTTTGAGTAAAAATCTCAAAGATATTTCTGTCAAAATGTGTCTCTTTCCTTTGACTAGAATGGGTATTTTCCATTGATTTCATTTTCCTTGGATAGCCAAACAttgaaaaatccaaaaaataacttctggaagtcattttccaggtttatcattcatattattaattattaatattgaagATTTTCTGATGCTATGGTTTGTTTGTTACCATGAGTCCAAACAACCAACTCAGCAATAACATCAACGTACATAAGTTTTCTTATATCTTCCCCAGATTTTTTATGATAGCGTAATATTGTGCACCTGGCTTGACCCTTTTTTTGGCTGTCTTttcattgtttttatttatatcttCTCTGGATGATATTACTTAGAAGTCATTCTTCTTTTTGAAATGTGTTTTGGAGCTTTTAATTATGGTACAAGTGTTGTATGGGTGTAGTCTTTCATAAAATATCATCATGTCATTCTGATGTTGCATTCATACGTTGGTCTCACAAGTTTTCCTTGTAAACATGCTGGTTTTTTAAAATGCTGCCATCCAAGAAGTGATGTTTGGCTGAAGATGTGCAAAGAGAAATAAAGTTggaaaataatgataaaaatagcatttttagAACTTTTTAAAGAAACTTTCTCATGAACTTTTTATGATACTTATTCTTGACCTCTTTACACATGTGAGAATACATTTTTCTCTTCATTAAGTGTATAACATATAATTATTCTTGTCCATTTCACCGTGTTTCTTGTTAACTTTTACTTATTTATGGCAGTTGGCACTGACAGCTCTGCGTAGAGCTAATAAGAATCATGGTATTCTTGATTTTGAGAGGTCTGAAGTTTGTGCTAATATAAATCCAACTATTTGTTCATTTGCTCCAATTTCCAATTCTTGACATGTCATAATTGCATCTTATGCAGATACCTGGAAAGAATTTTAGCACGACAACAACCTACTCATTCCATTTCAGACCTAAGTGGCCTTTTAAATCCTATTGAGTCTTTGGTAAATGCTTGTCATGTTTAATTGAATTCAATTTGCATAGAACTTGCTGCTATAATATCTTTAAGTTTTCCTGTTTAATATTTCTAATCCGAGTGCAATCAGATGGCCCGTTACAATATTTTGTTGACTTGGATATTTAACAGATAAATAAACTTGAGTCCCCTTCCGCCAAAGATGTGAAGCACATTGATCGGAAACTAAAATCGTGCCTGGATCCTGGTCTACATGACAAGTACATTTCatatcctctctctctctctttctcttcaagaCATTCGAATTCCCTGCACATAATTATGCCATTTTGAAAATGCAGAAGTAAGAAGAGGAAGCACAGATCAAAAGATAGTTCAAATGAAGTGCATGACATGGCTTGAGTTCATATGAAATTCGTATTCTTGTCTGGAATGACTATTTGTTGCTGCTCTTCATCAGCTAATTTACTAATTAGTCCTGAGATTCATGGTGTACGGAACAAAGACCCAATTTTGAAACTTCCCAATTTCCTTTTCCCCCTTTTGTGGGTGAGTCAAGTATAGACTATATATGTCATATAATTGGAGTCTATGCACACCTAACTTGATGTTGTGATGAAGCACAAATCCTTTCTCTTGTACTCAAGACAGTAGAGCGACTGATTGCCGAGGAACAGGTTTCTACTCTGTGAAGATGCTCAATACAGCCAGCTCAAAGAAGTGATCTTGATTGTGAAAGATCTCGATTTTGTTTTTCGCTGTGGAGGAATGTTGACCTATTCTTGAAAAAGAACTGCAAATTGGATGTTATTGTTGGTTGTTCCTCATTATGTTGTGTGGTTTTGACTGATAGTGAAGTGCAGTTTATATGATTGTAATGCAGGCATATGCTATAATTGAATCCTTGTTCTTTTTCGATGGGAACGTGTATACATTCACATATCTTTATTTTCGGTGCACACAATTCTTCATATGCATCAATTATAGTTATGTAACGAATGATTCTATGACAATAGCAATGTGGACTTTGGTCTTATGAGTTTTTTGacattatcatttttataaataaataaagggaaaaaggcacttttggtccctcaattagtAACACATTTGAAATGTTCTCCTTATCTTTCAATTTGGACATATTTGGTCCTTCAATTATTGAGACgtttgtcaatttagtccttctgttAGGTAATCTCAATTAACTCCGTTTAGACCATGGGTATAATAGGAATTTCACATAGAAAAATGCACTTTTGGTTCCTCACCATCCCAAGATTGATTTTTAGCAGGAAGATTAAGCCAAAGGGAAACAAAGTCAAATAATAATACTTCTATATGAGTTTCTAAGTCAGGCTATGCTCGCTGCACCATTGACAGAGAAGAATGCATCTGTGTTGAGTTTTAAACGATCAGAAAGCGACGCGAGCCATTGAACCTGGGTAATTGCTCTTCGTGGAGTTTCGACAAACTTTGCAATGAAGCGTTCAGATAATAAAAAGGAATCAGAAGAGTGATGCCGACGAACTAACCGAGAGAGGGAGATTAATAGAGATTTTCGTTTGAACGCAACGAACTTGAAAACAGATGTTTGTATCCTCTTATTCACTGCGTTCCCAAGTCatgtaaaattttgtatatagatTTACATGTAAAATTTTGTATGCATCTCGCATCtcgcattaaaaaaaaaattatgtcatACTCATAAATGCATGAATTCCAATAAAAGTATGTTTGTTTTGTTACACACATGATAGGTATCGTAGCCAATGCGAAATCTTGAAGCAGATTTTCCCAAGTCATGTGGCTTTACCAGGTAACATTATTTCAGCAAAGTGGAGACGCACTTTATAGCTCCCCTGTTGCATGCAAAACCCATAATATATGAGTGAATTTGGGGCAAGTCGAGCTGTTTTCTAAATATCCTCATTGATCATATTTGATGGAAACTTGTTTGTTGCAACGAAGTTGACATCCTCTTTTGTAAGGAACAATCCTGAGCTGGTGTAAGCCCATCTATCAGAGGATGCAAAAAAGTATGGACCTTCACCCGTTGAGTCCCCCTCATATTCATTCCCGTCAAATTCGGTTCTGTCTCCTCCACAATTTATAAAG is a window of Ipomoea triloba cultivar NCNSP0323 chromosome 11, ASM357664v1 DNA encoding:
- the LOC115997553 gene encoding cyclin-H1-1, whose amino-acid sequence is MADFTTSTHRAKWIFSPQDLKEKYKAVNQRAKQALEKYGTTRMEVDVDGSFSYVEPPAGAKETGEKRPKPLKVEEEQLLRAFYEFKIQDVCDAFKFPRKIQATALIYFKRFYLQWSVMEHHPKNIMLTCIYIACKAEENHVSAEELGKGIEQDHQVILNNELLVLQSLDFDLIVFAPYRAVEGFVNDIEDFCGAEGEQLDTLKKLLERAKIEADRAMLTDATLLFPPGQLALTALRRANKNHGILDFERYLERILARQQPTHSISDLSGLLNPIESLINKLESPSAKDVKHIDRKLKSCLDPGLHDKSKKRKHRSKDSSNEVHDMA